CGGACGGTTAGTCGCAGCAATAACGATGATGCCTTCATTGCCTTCGAAACCATCCATCTCAACCAGCATCTGGTTCAGGGTCTGCTCACGTTCATCGTGACCACCGCCTAAACCTGCGCCACGCTGACGGCCAACGGCGTCAATCTCATCGATAAAGATGATGCACGGTGCAGCTTTCTTGGCTTGTTCAAACATGTCGCGTACGCGGGATGCACCCACGCCGACAAACATTTCAACAAAGTCAGAACCGGAAATCGTAAAGAACGGCACTTTCGCTTCGCCAGCGATCGCTTTCGCCAGCAGCGTTTTACCAGTACCCGGAGGGCCGACCATCAGGACGCCTTTCGGGATTTTACCGCCCAGTTTCTGGAAACGGCTCGGCTCACGCAGATACTCAACCAGCTCGCCCACTTCCTCTTTCGCTTCATCGCAGCCCGCGACGTCGGCAAAAGTGGTTTTGATTTGATCTTCAGTCAGCATGCGCGCTTTGCTCTTACCGAACGACATGGCGCCTTTGCCACCGCCGCCCTGCATCTGGCGCATGAAGAAAATCCATACCCCAATCAGCAACAGCATCGGGAACCAGGAGATGAAGATGTTACCGAGCAGGCTCGGCTCTTCAGGTGGTTCACCCACAACCTTGACGTTTTTAGTCAGCAGGTTGTCGAGCAGTTTAGGATCGTTGACCGGGATGTAAGTCGTGTAACGGTTACTATCTTTCTTGGTAACGTTGATCTCACGTCCGTTGATACGCGCTTCGCGAACCTGGTCCTGGTTGACCTCTTGCAGGAAGGTAGAGTAATCCACCTTACGGCCATTTGACTCGCTGGGCCCAAAGCTCTGGAATACTGACATCAGCACGACGGCAATGACCAGCCAGAGTATTAGGTTTTTCGCCATGTCACTCAAGGGATTAACCTCATATTACAACTGTGTTAAAAACAGCGGCAGGATACAACATATCCCGTTTCATTCAAACCGAAGGCCGAAATCAACGGGGTATCATTTTCGCCCGGTCGCTACAATATACACTTCGCGCGAACGAGCACGCGAAGAGTCCGGTTTACGCACTTTAACCTTCGTAAACAGGGAGCGAATTTCCGTAAGGTACTCATCGAAACCTTCGCCCTGGAACACTTTCACTAAAAAATTACCGCCTGGCGCTAACACATCGCGGCACATCTCCAGCGCCAGCTCTACCAGATACATAGAGCGGGGAATATCAACCGCTGGCGTTCCGCTCATATTAGGCGCCATATCTGACATGACAACCTGAACTTTACTGTCACCAACACGTTCCAGTAACGCTTTCAGAACTAATTCATCACGAAAATCGCCCTGAAGGAAGTCTACGCCGACGATTGGATCCATCGGTAAAAGATCGCACGCGATGATGCGCCCGTTCCCACCAATCTGTGTTACCGCATACTGCGACCATCCACCGGGTGCAGCACCCAGGTCAACTACGGTCATCCCCGGTTTAAAAATCTTGTCACTTTGCTGTATTTCATCAAGTTTAAACCAGGCACGGGAACGTAACCCTTTTTTCTGCGCCTGTTGAACATATTTATCGCTAAAGTGTTCCTGAAGCCAGCGGCTTGAACTGGCAGAACGCTTTTTACCTGTCATTTAACTTTCCATCCGGTTTCATCGGCGACACCGAGAAATTTCGACGCGCAATTTGGCGATACAGAGGAGATGGCGGTAGAATGACCCGTTTTCAATCCCAACGTAAGCAAAATATACGATGAATCTGAGTACTAAACAAAAACAGCACCTGAAAGGTCTGGCACATCCGCTCAAGCCGGTAGTTATGCTTGGCAACAATGGTTTGACCGAAGGGGTACTGGCCGAGATTGAACAAGCGCTTGTGCACCATGAACTTATCAAGGTGAAGATCGCCTCTGAAGAGAGAGAAACTAAAACCTTGATCGTGGAAGCTATCGTTCGCGAAACCGGTGCCTGTAATGTCCAGGTCATCGGCAAAACGCTGGTGCTTTATCGCCCGACCGCAGAGCGTAAAATTTCGCTGCCGCGCTAAAGGATATCCTGAGTTGAACACAAAATCAGTGTAAAACGAGGGGTTTCCGCCAGCAGATGAGCAAAATGCCACGCTCCTGGAGTTCATAAAAGGCCGCAATGCGGCCTTTTTCTTATCTTTACAATCCGTCAACAATTAACGCTGACGCTGCAATCAAAGATATTCCACCTTGATGATTTCATATTCCACTTCGCCGCCAGGGGTGCGAATGACAACCACATCATCCTGCTCTTTCCCCACCAGGCCTCGTGCGATAGGCGAGTTCACCGAGATAAGATTCTGCTTAAAGTCGGCTTCGTCATCGCCAACGATGCGGTAAGTTTGCTCTTCGTCGTTATCCAGGTTCAGCACGGTGACCGTGGAACCGAAAATGACGCGGCCATTTTTTGGCATTTTGGAGATATCGATAACCTGCGCATTCGACAGTTTCGCTTCGATATCTTTAATGCGGCCTTCACAAAAGCCCTGCTGCTCACGCGCGGCGTGGTATTCAGCGTTCTCTTTGAGATCGCCATGCTCGCGGGCGTCCGCAATAGCGGCGATGATTTCAGGGCGACGAACGGTTTTTAAAAACTCCAGCTCTTCGCGCAGTTTTTCTGCACCACGTAGGGTCATCGGAATAGCTTGCATTTGTTATACCTCTTAAACATTCCTGTTAGGAGTAGTCCCCCACCCCGTCAGCGTTACCTCCCCGCATTCAGGCGTAAACAGCCGGGCAGGAGCAAAAGAAAACTGACCCGGAGACAAAGCCCCAGGTCAGCGCAATTTTTCAATTTGATACGTATTTTAACCGGAAGTTCACCGTGGGTCATCGTTTACTTTCCGGGTCGATGCGCCGTAGTATGTCGGCCTGTTTCCAGCTTGTTAGCGCGAGATTATGCGATTTCCCAGCTTTATCATCGGATTGTCCACCAGTATAGCCCTGAATGTTCAGGCCGCGAATGTCGACGAGTACATCAACCAGCTTCCGGATGGTGCCAACCTGGCGTTGATGGTACAGAAGGTCGGCGCCGAGGCTCCCGAAATTGATTATCACGCCAAACAGATGGCGTTGCCGGCGAGCACCCAGAAAGTGATCACCGCGCTGGCTGCACTCCTACAACTGGGGCCGGACTTTCGCTTTACAACCACGCTGGAAAGCAAAGGTTCTGTCGACGGCGGTACGCTAAAAGGCGACTTAGTTGCACGATTTGGTGGCGATCCGACGCTAAAACGTCAGGATATTCGCAATATGGTCGCAACGCTTAAAAAATCAGGCGTGCAAAAAATCGATGGCAACGTGCTGATCGATACCTCGATCTTCGCCAGTCATGACAAAGCGCCGGGCTGGCCGTGGAACGATATGACGCAGTGCTTTAGTGCGCCGCCCGCCGCTGCCATCATCGATCGCAACTGTTTTTCCATTTCGCTGTATAGCGCGCAAAACGCGGGTGATTTGGCCTACATCCGGGTCGCCTCTTACTATCCGGTGAACATGTTCAGCCAGGTACGCACCCTGGCGCGCGGATCGGCCGAAGCACAATATTGCGAACTGGATGTGGTGCCGGGCGATCTCAACCGGTTCACGTTAACAGGCTGTTTGCCTCAGCGCGCCGATCCGTTGCCGCTCGCCTTCGCCGTGCAGGATGGTGCCAGCTATGCAGGGGCTATTCTCAAGCAGGAGCTAACGCAGGCGGGCATTACCTATACCGGCACGCTGCTGCGCCAGACGCAGGTCAATCAGCCCGGTACCGTTATCGCCAGTAAACAATCCGCGCCGTTACACGATCTGCTGAAGATCATGCTGAAGAAGTCCGACAACATGATTGCGGATACCGTCTTTCGCATGATTGGCCATGCGCGCTTTGGCGTGCCGGGCACCTGGCGAGCGGGTTCGGACGCAGTCAGGCAGATCCTGCGCCAGCAGGCCGGGGTCGATCTGGGCAACACTATTATTGCGGATGGTTCCGGCCTCTCGCGCCATAACCTGCTCGCACCGGCGACCATGATGCAGGTGCTGCAATATATTGCCCAGCATGATACCGAGCTTAACTTTATCTCGATGTTGCCGCTGGCAGGCTATGACGGCTCGCTGCAATACCGCGCAGGGCTGCATGAAGCGGGCGTCGACGGTAAGGTATCAGCCAAAACAGGCTCGCTGCAGGGTGTTTATAACCTGGCAGGGTTTATCACCACCGCCAGCGGTCAGCGAATGGCATTTGTGCAGTATCTTTCGGGGTATGCGGTTGAACCCGCCGATCAGCGCAATCGCCGTATTCCGCTGGTGCGTTTCGAAAGCCGCCTCTACAAAGATATCTATCAGAACAACTAATAAAAAATGCCGGGAAGCATCATGCTGACCCGGCATTTTTTTATCTCTTCTCCCCGCCTGAGCGGGGAGGAAGCTGAGATTAACGTTTGTAGATGAACTCGACACCCTCTTCGTCGTCTTCGTCCCAGTCGTCATCCCACTCTTCGTCATCTTCTTCTGTCGCTTCGGCCTCTTCGAGCTGCTGGCGATGATAATCATCCCACATGAACTCGACTTTCTCCGGCTGCTGCTCTTCCTGCGCCTGCGCAATCGGGTTTTCGATGATAAAGGTCATCACGTCCCAGCACAGGTCTTTGACGCCCTGCTGGCTGGCAGCAGAGATCAGGTAGAACTTATCTTCCCAGCCCAGCGCTTCGGCGATCGCTTTCGCTTTCGCTTCTGCTTCCTCTTTATCCATCAGGTCGATCTTGTTAAATACCAGCCAGCGCGGCTTGGCAGCCAGCTTCTCGCTGTATTTTTCCAGCTCGCCGACGATGATACGGGCGTTTTCTGCCGGATCGGAACCGTCGATCGGATCGAGGTCGATGAGGTGCAGCAGCACGCGGCAGCGCTCAAGGTGTTTCAGGAAGCGGATACCGAGGCCTGCGCCATCAGCCGCACCCTCAATCAGCCCCGGAATATCGGCAACCACGAAGCTCTTCTCATTGTCCATACGAACAACGCCCAGGCTCGGGACCAGCGTGGTAAACGGATAATCCGCCACTTTTGGTTTCGCTGCGGAGACCGCGCGGATAAAGGTGGATTTACCGGCATTCGGCATCCCCAGCATCCCGACATCTGCCAGCAGCATCAGCTCCAGCTGCAGATCGCGCTTATCGCCCGGCGTACCCATCGTTTTCTGACGCGGAGTACGGTTTACCGAGGATTTGAAACGGGTGTTGCCGAGACCGTGCCAGCCGCCTTTCGCGACCATCAGACGCTGACCATGTTTGGTCATATCGCCCATGGTTTCGCCGGTGCCTTGGTCGATCACACGCGTACCAACCGGCACTTTCACCGTAATATCTTTCCCGCGTTTGCCGGTGCAATCACGGCTCTGGCCGTTCTGCCCACGTTCTGCACGGAAGGACTTTTCAAAACGGTAGTCAATCAGGGTATTCAGGTTCTCGTCCGCTTCCAGCCAGACATCACCACCGTCGCCACCGTCGCCGCCATCAGGGCCGCCTTTCGGGATATACTTTTCGCGGCGGAAGCTTACGCAGCCGTTACCGCCATCACCCGCTACGACCAGAATCGTAGCTTCATCTACAAACTTCATTTTACTCTCCGTAACTCATTCGCCTGAGCGGGGCACAGTGACGACCACTTCACGACTACGCCTGCGTCCCAAAAGACGATGGCCAATAGCGGAAAACATCGCGCCCGCAACCACGACAAACGCACCGAGATAACCGACAAGGTTTAACATCGGTCTGGCGAAAACATCGGGCCAGGCCATTGATAACAAATCTGAGAAAAACAGTGTAAACAGCGGCGTTAAGGTAATTAACGCGCTTACCTGCGCCGCCTGCCAGCGCGCCATCGCTTCCGCCAGCGCGCCGTAGCCAACCAGCGTGTTGAGCCCGCAAAAAACCAGACAGGCCAGTTGCCAGTCACTCAGCTGGAACACCACGGCGGGTTTCGCCAGTGGCAGCAGCGCAAGCGTACATAAAGTGTACAGCAAAAAGAGGATCTGCTGGGAGGCCAGACGACGCAGAAGGACTTTTTGCGCCACGCCGTAGCTCACCCACACCGTCGCCGCACCGACGCCGAAGATAACGCCCCAGGTGTAATCCGTTAGCCGGGTGAAGATCTCAATCAGGCTGGTGTTAAAAAACATCACCAGACCGCTTATCAGCATCAGCGCGCCAATCACCTGCGTGATACGCATCTTCTCTTTGAGGATAAAGACGCTGGCGACCATCATACCGACGGGCGAGAGCTGGCCGATCACCTGCGACGCGGTCGGGCTGACATACTGCAGAGAAGAGCTGAACAATATGAAGTTGCCAAACAACCCGCCGGTGGCAATTGCCAGCAGCAGCAGCCAGCGAGGCTTGCGGAAAATACGCAGTGGCGGCAGTTTTCGTTTCCAGGTCAGGATCAGACCGAGACCAATGCCCGCCATTAAAAAGCGATAGAAGACCACCGTTGGCGGCTCCATCACTTCCAGCACCTGCTTCATTGCAATCGGCAACGCTCCCCAGCACATCGCTGTTGTCAGCGCCAGGAGAATACCGATGCCCGCCTGCTGTTTCATGCTTCTTCCCTGCCCGAATTTTGCCGGGCTTCTAATGTAAAAAGCCCCGCAACGTGTTGCGGGGCTTTCTTCCGTTACCGGGACGCGAAAAACTTATTCAGCAACGATGCTGATGAATTTACGGTTTTTCGGGCCTTTAACTTCGAACTTAACTTTACCGTCAGTCAAAGCGAACAGAGTGTGGTCACGGCCGCAACCTACGTTGGAACCAGCGTGGAATTTAGTACCACGTTGACGAACGATGATGCTACCTGCCAGAACTGCTTCACCGCCGAAGCGTTTTACGCCCAGACGTTTAGCTTCTGAATCGCGACCGTTACGAGTTGAGCCGCCAGCCTTTTTATGTGCCATTTAAATCTCTCCTCAGGTCTTAGGCGCTGATGCCAGTAATTTTCACATCAGTGAACCACTGACGATGGCCCTGCTGCTTACGGTAGTGTTTACGACGACGAAACTTAACGATTTTAACTTTCTCGCCACGACCATGAGCAACAACTTCAGCTTTGATTACGCCGCCATCAACGAAAGGAACGCCGATTTTGACTTCTTCACCGTTTGCGATCATCAGAACTTCAGCGAATTCAACAGATTCACCAGTTGCGATGTCCAGCTTTTCCAGGCGAACGGTCTGACCTTCGCTTACTCGGTGTTGTTTACCACCACTTTGGAAAACCGCGTACATATAAAACTCCGCTTCCGCGCACCTATCCTGATTAATTCAGAGGGCGCTATAAATATTCACAATAGGGCGCGAATATTACGCAAATTGCGAGCCGTTGACAAGTGTGATCGTCACTCCTCGCAGAAAAAAAACACAACGTGTAAGGTAACGTTTATCTGGCGCGTTTTTTCAGTACAATCGACAATACTATTCAAACCCGTAACCCTTTGTTATCCCACTTTTGATATGTGGTAAACAGGACTGAAAGCCCGGCTTTTGCGATGAATTTAGAAAAAATCAATGAGTTAACCGCGCAAGATATGGCGGGTGTGAACGCGACGATTCTGCAACAACTCAACTCGGATGTGAAATTAATCAACCAGTTGGGTTATTACATCGTAAGCGGCGGCGGCAAACGCATACGTCCGATGATCGCTGTACTGGCGGCGCGCGCAGTTGGCTATGAAGGCAACGCGCATGTCACCATCGCTGCATTAATCGAATTTA
This Kosakonia cowanii JCM 10956 = DSM 18146 DNA region includes the following protein-coding sequences:
- the rlmE gene encoding 23S rRNA (uridine(2552)-2'-O)-methyltransferase RlmE: MTGKKRSASSSRWLQEHFSDKYVQQAQKKGLRSRAWFKLDEIQQSDKIFKPGMTVVDLGAAPGGWSQYAVTQIGGNGRIIACDLLPMDPIVGVDFLQGDFRDELVLKALLERVGDSKVQVVMSDMAPNMSGTPAVDIPRSMYLVELALEMCRDVLAPGGNFLVKVFQGEGFDEYLTEIRSLFTKVKVRKPDSSRARSREVYIVATGRK
- the yhbY gene encoding ribosome assembly RNA-binding protein YhbY, which translates into the protein MNLSTKQKQHLKGLAHPLKPVVMLGNNGLTEGVLAEIEQALVHHELIKVKIASEERETKTLIVEAIVRETGACNVQVIGKTLVLYRPTAERKISLPR
- the greA gene encoding transcription elongation factor GreA encodes the protein MQAIPMTLRGAEKLREELEFLKTVRRPEIIAAIADAREHGDLKENAEYHAAREQQGFCEGRIKDIEAKLSNAQVIDISKMPKNGRVIFGSTVTVLNLDNDEEQTYRIVGDDEADFKQNLISVNSPIARGLVGKEQDDVVVIRTPGGEVEYEIIKVEYL
- the dacB gene encoding serine-type D-Ala-D-Ala carboxypeptidase; translated protein: MRFPSFIIGLSTSIALNVQAANVDEYINQLPDGANLALMVQKVGAEAPEIDYHAKQMALPASTQKVITALAALLQLGPDFRFTTTLESKGSVDGGTLKGDLVARFGGDPTLKRQDIRNMVATLKKSGVQKIDGNVLIDTSIFASHDKAPGWPWNDMTQCFSAPPAAAIIDRNCFSISLYSAQNAGDLAYIRVASYYPVNMFSQVRTLARGSAEAQYCELDVVPGDLNRFTLTGCLPQRADPLPLAFAVQDGASYAGAILKQELTQAGITYTGTLLRQTQVNQPGTVIASKQSAPLHDLLKIMLKKSDNMIADTVFRMIGHARFGVPGTWRAGSDAVRQILRQQAGVDLGNTIIADGSGLSRHNLLAPATMMQVLQYIAQHDTELNFISMLPLAGYDGSLQYRAGLHEAGVDGKVSAKTGSLQGVYNLAGFITTASGQRMAFVQYLSGYAVEPADQRNRRIPLVRFESRLYKDIYQNN
- the cgtA gene encoding Obg family GTPase CgtA encodes the protein MKFVDEATILVVAGDGGNGCVSFRREKYIPKGGPDGGDGGDGGDVWLEADENLNTLIDYRFEKSFRAERGQNGQSRDCTGKRGKDITVKVPVGTRVIDQGTGETMGDMTKHGQRLMVAKGGWHGLGNTRFKSSVNRTPRQKTMGTPGDKRDLQLELMLLADVGMLGMPNAGKSTFIRAVSAAKPKVADYPFTTLVPSLGVVRMDNEKSFVVADIPGLIEGAADGAGLGIRFLKHLERCRVLLHLIDLDPIDGSDPAENARIIVGELEKYSEKLAAKPRWLVFNKIDLMDKEEAEAKAKAIAEALGWEDKFYLISAASQQGVKDLCWDVMTFIIENPIAQAQEEQQPEKVEFMWDDYHRQQLEEAEATEEDDEEWDDDWDEDDEEGVEFIYKR
- a CDS encoding DMT family transporter, which gives rise to MKQQAGIGILLALTTAMCWGALPIAMKQVLEVMEPPTVVFYRFLMAGIGLGLILTWKRKLPPLRIFRKPRWLLLLAIATGGLFGNFILFSSSLQYVSPTASQVIGQLSPVGMMVASVFILKEKMRITQVIGALMLISGLVMFFNTSLIEIFTRLTDYTWGVIFGVGAATVWVSYGVAQKVLLRRLASQQILFLLYTLCTLALLPLAKPAVVFQLSDWQLACLVFCGLNTLVGYGALAEAMARWQAAQVSALITLTPLFTLFFSDLLSMAWPDVFARPMLNLVGYLGAFVVVAGAMFSAIGHRLLGRRRSREVVVTVPRSGE
- the rpmA gene encoding 50S ribosomal protein L27 — encoded protein: MAHKKAGGSTRNGRDSEAKRLGVKRFGGEAVLAGSIIVRQRGTKFHAGSNVGCGRDHTLFALTDGKVKFEVKGPKNRKFISIVAE
- the rplU gene encoding 50S ribosomal protein L21 is translated as MYAVFQSGGKQHRVSEGQTVRLEKLDIATGESVEFAEVLMIANGEEVKIGVPFVDGGVIKAEVVAHGRGEKVKIVKFRRRKHYRKQQGHRQWFTDVKITGISA